From Salinicoccus roseus, one genomic window encodes:
- the nrdR gene encoding transcriptional regulator NrdR, producing the protein MRCPNCQHTSSRVVDSRHTDELSAIRRRRECEECGFRFTTFERMELSPLVVVKKDGNREVFSRDKLMDGLLRACEKRPIPYEALEKTTARIESALRNLNKPEISSNEIGEFVMKELITLDQVAYVRFASVYKEFKDIDQLMDTLKHLAKGRDDDELQ; encoded by the coding sequence ATGAGATGTCCAAACTGCCAGCATACGAGTTCCAGAGTGGTCGATTCCAGGCATACGGATGAGCTGTCCGCCATCCGCAGACGCAGGGAATGTGAGGAGTGCGGTTTCAGGTTCACCACTTTTGAACGCATGGAACTGTCTCCACTCGTCGTAGTAAAAAAAGATGGCAACCGAGAAGTCTTCAGTCGGGACAAGCTCATGGACGGACTGCTTAGAGCATGTGAGAAGCGTCCGATCCCATACGAAGCATTGGAAAAAACGACTGCACGCATAGAATCTGCGCTCAGAAACCTGAACAAGCCAGAGATATCAAGCAATGAAATTGGTGAATTTGTGATGAAGGAATTGATTACACTGGACCAGGTGGCCTATGTCAGGTTCGCTTCGGTCTATAAGGAATTCAAGGATATCGACCAGTTGATGGATACACTGAAGCACCTCGCCAAAGGCAGGGATGATGATGAACTTCAATGA
- a CDS encoding replication initiation and membrane attachment family protein, translating to MNFNERLKPNTEFMIYNPSDFEKSHLNVLNELYLPLIHQDAAMAYIYLQESSLHHGTLEIRFHKEIMDELNMPLSTFSALLEKLEGIGLIRTFVSNEEHDDLFIYELLLPLTPEDFFKDPMLSLYLYSHIGPNAYKKKKERLTYPMKPKNITEVTRKFTEVFQAGSGEGFTVPDASFKRENVSAGSNLDIEDFDFDVLFTHLKGTKIDRSFFTREVRMLIVKLSVLFNLNAYDVKQILLSSTTQYAGIDMEQLKYEARRYYQKESRGKLPAISKPQVAERETEQDSYIDRLESISPLDRLNDIRNNQPSDNDLKLVTDIIARTSLPNGVINLLLEYVYQQKNGDLGYNYTMKIARDWEDKGIRSAKEAYQSIMDYRKQMNAKRKGPKDRQGERKPSWMDGGRKRAEKKEAEQPAPRKEAVQKTAKDDPEIQKMIDDFRKSR from the coding sequence ATGAACTTCAATGAACGTCTGAAACCGAATACCGAGTTCATGATCTATAACCCCTCCGATTTTGAAAAGTCCCACCTGAATGTGCTGAATGAACTCTATCTCCCCCTCATCCATCAGGATGCTGCGATGGCATACATCTATCTGCAGGAGTCCTCCCTGCATCACGGGACGCTCGAGATCAGGTTCCATAAGGAGATCATGGATGAACTGAACATGCCCCTGTCCACATTTTCTGCGCTTCTGGAGAAATTGGAGGGCATCGGCCTCATAAGGACCTTCGTCTCCAATGAGGAGCACGATGACCTGTTCATCTATGAACTGCTACTTCCGCTTACCCCGGAAGACTTCTTCAAGGATCCCATGCTGAGCCTTTACCTGTACAGTCATATCGGTCCGAATGCATACAAGAAGAAGAAGGAGCGGCTGACATATCCGATGAAGCCGAAGAACATCACCGAGGTGACGCGGAAGTTCACTGAAGTGTTCCAGGCAGGGAGCGGCGAAGGATTCACCGTACCCGATGCCTCATTCAAGAGGGAGAATGTCTCCGCCGGGTCGAACCTTGATATCGAAGACTTCGACTTCGATGTACTCTTCACACACTTGAAGGGCACGAAGATCGACAGGTCCTTCTTCACAAGGGAAGTCAGGATGCTGATTGTGAAGTTGAGTGTGCTATTCAACCTGAATGCATATGATGTGAAACAGATCCTGCTGTCATCGACGACACAATATGCCGGCATCGACATGGAGCAGCTGAAATACGAGGCGAGAAGGTACTATCAGAAGGAGAGCCGGGGGAAACTCCCGGCGATATCAAAACCCCAGGTGGCGGAGAGGGAGACGGAGCAGGATTCCTATATCGACCGGCTCGAGTCGATCAGTCCGCTTGATAGGCTGAACGACATCAGGAACAATCAGCCAAGCGACAACGACCTCAAACTTGTGACCGATATCATCGCCAGGACCAGCCTGCCGAACGGGGTGATCAACCTCCTGCTTGAATATGTCTATCAGCAGAAGAACGGGGACCTCGGGTACAATTATACGATGAAGATCGCAAGGGACTGGGAGGACAAGGGAATCCGTTCCGCCAAAGAGGCCTACCAGTCCATAATGGACTACAGGAAACAGATGAATGCAAAGCGCAAAGGACCGAAAGACCGCCAGGGTGAACGCAAGCCATCCTGGATGGACGGCGGCCGGAAGCGGGCTGAAAAGAAAGAAGCGGAGCAGCCTGCGCCCCGGAAGGAAGCTGTCCAGAAGACGGCCAAGGACGATCCTGAGATCCAGAAAATGATAGACGACTTTAGAAAGTCCAGGTGA